A part of Streptomyces sp. DSM 40750 genomic DNA contains:
- a CDS encoding NAD-dependent epimerase/dehydratase family protein, whose translation MPAPRTVLLTGAAGGLGTLMRELLPAHGYALRLLDMLPIEGEPDAITADLADKAALREAVRGVDAIIHLAGISLEASFEKILKANIEGTYHLYEAAHEEGVRRIVFASSNHAVGYTPRPQGEAPLDPGALIPVDTPHRPDTFYGLSKSFGEDLAQFYWDKHGLETVSVRIGSCFPEPTSVRMLSLWMSPADGARLFDAALTAEHVGHTVVYGSSANTRLWWDLSTARALGYEPQDDSEPYAEKLIAEQGELDPGNEAHANLGGHFVSDPPIWPY comes from the coding sequence ATGCCCGCTCCCCGCACCGTTCTGCTCACCGGCGCCGCCGGTGGACTCGGTACCCTGATGCGGGAGCTGCTCCCGGCCCACGGCTACGCACTGCGTCTCCTGGACATGCTGCCCATCGAGGGCGAGCCGGACGCGATCACCGCCGACCTCGCCGACAAGGCGGCCCTGCGCGAGGCCGTGCGGGGCGTCGACGCGATCATCCACCTCGCGGGCATCTCCCTGGAAGCCTCCTTCGAGAAGATCCTGAAGGCGAACATCGAGGGGACGTACCACCTGTACGAGGCCGCCCACGAGGAGGGCGTGCGCCGTATCGTCTTCGCCTCCTCCAACCACGCGGTGGGCTACACACCCCGCCCGCAGGGGGAAGCACCCCTCGATCCGGGCGCGCTGATCCCGGTCGACACCCCGCACCGCCCGGACACCTTCTACGGCCTGTCCAAGTCCTTCGGCGAGGACCTGGCCCAGTTCTACTGGGACAAGCACGGCCTGGAGACGGTCTCCGTCCGCATCGGCTCCTGCTTCCCCGAGCCCACCAGCGTCCGCATGCTCTCGCTCTGGATGAGCCCGGCCGACGGCGCCCGCCTCTTCGACGCGGCCCTGACCGCCGAGCACGTCGGCCACACCGTCGTCTACGGTTCCTCCGCCAACACCCGCCTGTGGTGGGACCTCTCCACCGCCCGCGCGCTGGGCTACGAGCCGCAGGACGACTCCGAACCGTACGCCGAAAAGCTGATCGCCGAGCAGGGCGAGCTGGACCCCGGGAACGAGGCGCACGCCAATCTGGGCGGCCATTTCGTGAGCGACCCGCCGATCTGGCCGTACTGA